Proteins encoded within one genomic window of Formosa agariphila KMM 3901:
- a CDS encoding potassium channel family protein → MKIIIFGLGNFGMSLALSLTETGNEVVGIDKNMDKVNIVKDKIAHSICLDSTNELAYQALPIKQTDIAVVAIGENEGAAIITTAIIKKLTTGKVISRSLSPIHDTVLQAMGITSIVHPEQEAALKLTNKINLKNIVDSFKIDEKYSISEIKTPAEFVGKSILDLEIRSRYKLNIVTILRKKEKTNLIGNTTVIKEVIGIPSAETVIQDNDILVVFGSDDDISKICDKN, encoded by the coding sequence ATGAAAATCATCATTTTTGGTCTCGGAAATTTCGGAATGTCTCTAGCGCTAAGCCTTACAGAAACAGGTAATGAAGTGGTTGGAATAGACAAAAACATGGACAAGGTAAATATTGTAAAAGATAAAATTGCACACAGTATTTGCTTAGATTCTACTAACGAATTGGCTTATCAGGCACTTCCAATAAAACAAACAGATATTGCTGTTGTTGCTATTGGCGAAAATGAAGGTGCAGCAATTATTACTACAGCAATTATAAAAAAACTAACAACAGGAAAAGTTATTAGTCGCTCGTTATCGCCTATACACGATACCGTTTTGCAAGCCATGGGAATTACATCTATAGTACACCCCGAGCAAGAAGCAGCACTTAAACTAACCAATAAAATAAATCTTAAAAATATAGTTGACAGTTTTAAAATTGATGAAAAATATTCGATTTCAGAAATAAAAACACCTGCAGAATTTGTAGGGAAATCCATTCTAGATTTAGAAATTAGATCTAGATATAAATTAAATATAGTTACTATTCTTCGTAAAAAAGAAAAGACCAATTTAATAGGGAATACCACAGTTATAAAAGAAGTTATTGGTATTCCTAGTGCCGAAACAGTTATCCAAGACAACGATATTTTAGTTGTTTTTGGTTCGGATGATGATATTTCTAAAATTTGTGATAAAAATTAA
- the hemC gene encoding hydroxymethylbilane synthase — MHKTIRIGTRDSQLALWQAHTVQQRLEDLGYATEIVAVKSTGDLILDKPLYELGITGIFTKTLDVAMLNGTVDIAVHSMKDVPTLLPQGIIQTAVLERANVNDILVHKGLDFLNAEGTVATGSLRRKAQWLNRYPNHKVDDLRGNVITRLQKLEDNPWNAAVFAKAGLERINVLPEHYIELDWMIPAPAQGAMVVVTLEKDKDITEAVSKLNDTPTDICTHVEREFLRILEAGCTAPIGGLATITNDTIAFTGILLALDGSKKLSISKTDLLSNYKGFGKRCALELIEKGGKELMDSIKKEMNS, encoded by the coding sequence ATGCATAAAACTATTCGCATTGGCACAAGAGACAGTCAGTTAGCTCTTTGGCAAGCACATACCGTTCAACAACGACTTGAAGATTTAGGATATGCTACAGAAATTGTTGCTGTAAAATCTACAGGCGATTTAATCTTAGATAAACCGCTTTACGAATTAGGGATTACTGGTATTTTTACCAAAACCTTAGATGTTGCTATGTTAAATGGTACCGTAGATATTGCTGTGCATTCTATGAAAGATGTACCAACCTTATTACCACAAGGTATAATTCAGACTGCTGTTTTAGAACGCGCCAATGTAAACGACATCTTAGTACATAAAGGCTTAGATTTTTTGAATGCAGAAGGCACTGTAGCCACTGGTAGTTTAAGACGAAAGGCGCAATGGTTAAACAGATACCCAAATCATAAAGTTGATGATTTAAGAGGAAACGTAATTACGCGACTTCAAAAATTAGAAGACAACCCTTGGAATGCTGCTGTATTTGCAAAGGCTGGCTTAGAACGTATAAATGTTCTTCCAGAACACTACATCGAGTTAGACTGGATGATTCCTGCTCCGGCTCAAGGCGCTATGGTTGTTGTAACTTTAGAAAAAGACAAAGACATTACAGAGGCGGTTTCAAAATTAAATGACACACCTACAGATATTTGTACACATGTAGAACGTGAATTTTTACGTATATTAGAAGCTGGTTGCACGGCTCCAATTGGAGGCCTTGCAACAATAACCAATGACACTATAGCTTTTACAGGTATTTTACTTGCATTAGACGGCAGTAAAAAATTAAGTATCTCCAAAACAGATTTGCTTTCAAATTATAAAGGATTTGGAAAACGCTGCGCTTTAGAACTCATTGAAAAAGGTGGAAAAGAACTGATGGATTCAATTAAAAAAGAAATGAATTCGTAA
- a CDS encoding ThuA domain-containing protein, with protein sequence MKLLIVLLFSCGSVVAQNIDQVLVFSKTEGFRHKSIEVGVKTLTALGTEHGFAITHTENSEVFNSENLLRYKLVIFLNTTGNVLNEKQQDAFKAFINNGGSFLGVHSATDTEYDWPWYGKLVGAYFISHPEQSQANLKIVNTNHEATQHLDANWKHFDEWYNFKNISDAINPLIMLDETSYAGGENGDYHPIAWCQEFDGGRSFYTGLGHTIEAYSDPNFRMHLLGGIRYCLD encoded by the coding sequence ATGAAATTATTAATCGTTTTGCTGTTTTCTTGTGGTTCTGTTGTTGCTCAGAATATAGATCAAGTGTTGGTGTTCTCTAAAACAGAAGGATTTAGGCATAAATCTATTGAAGTTGGTGTAAAAACATTAACAGCATTGGGTACAGAACATGGTTTTGCGATTACACATACAGAAAATTCAGAGGTATTTAACTCAGAAAATTTATTGAGATATAAACTTGTAATCTTTTTAAATACTACGGGTAATGTTTTAAATGAAAAACAACAAGACGCTTTTAAAGCATTTATTAATAATGGAGGAAGTTTTCTAGGTGTGCATTCTGCTACAGATACCGAGTACGACTGGCCATGGTATGGTAAGCTTGTTGGTGCATATTTTATTAGTCATCCAGAGCAATCTCAGGCAAATTTAAAGATTGTGAACACCAATCATGAAGCAACACAACATTTAGATGCCAATTGGAAACATTTTGATGAATGGTATAATTTTAAAAACATAAGCGACGCTATAAATCCGCTTATTATGCTAGATGAAACCTCTTATGCAGGTGGAGAAAATGGGGATTATCATCCTATAGCGTGGTGTCAGGAATTTGATGGCGGACGTTCGTTTTATACGGGGCTCGGTCATACCATTGAGGCTTATTCAGACCCAAACTTTAGAATGCATCTTTTAGGAGGCATACGGTATTGTTTAGACTAA
- the hemH gene encoding ferrochelatase: MKKGVLLVNLGSPESPSPQDVKKYLGEFLMDERVIDIPLIARTALVKGIILKTRPKASAAAYKKIWWDEGSPLIVISERLKAKVQKEVDYPVALAMRYGSMTIKKGIQELVDQGVDEVFLIPLYPQFAMATTETILVLTEELRQEHFPNVKIDHLPAFYNKPDYIEVLSDSVKRHLGGKTYDHILFSYHGIPERHIRKSDVTKSHCKIDGSCCVTPSKAHEFCYKHQCLEVTRLVAEKLGLEEGAFSTSFQSRLGFDPWLQPYTDRTIERLGLAGVKNMAIITPAFVSDCLETLEEIAMEGQELFHEVGGKEFTTVPCLNDDDSWSALLGKWINNWAK, translated from the coding sequence ATGAAAAAAGGAGTTTTACTTGTTAACTTAGGCTCTCCAGAGAGTCCTAGTCCGCAGGATGTAAAAAAATATTTAGGAGAGTTTCTAATGGACGAACGTGTTATAGATATTCCTCTAATAGCTAGAACAGCACTAGTAAAAGGTATAATTTTAAAAACACGACCAAAAGCTTCTGCTGCTGCATATAAAAAAATATGGTGGGACGAAGGGTCTCCATTAATAGTGATTTCGGAACGCCTTAAAGCTAAAGTGCAAAAGGAAGTAGATTATCCTGTAGCATTAGCTATGCGTTATGGTTCTATGACCATTAAAAAGGGAATTCAGGAGTTGGTAGATCAAGGTGTAGATGAGGTTTTCTTAATTCCATTGTACCCTCAATTTGCTATGGCAACTACAGAAACTATTTTAGTTTTAACTGAAGAGCTACGCCAAGAACATTTTCCGAATGTTAAAATAGATCATTTACCTGCTTTCTATAATAAACCAGATTATATTGAAGTGTTAAGTGACTCTGTAAAGCGTCATCTTGGTGGAAAAACATACGATCATATATTGTTTTCTTATCATGGTATTCCAGAGCGACACATTAGAAAAAGTGACGTTACAAAATCGCATTGTAAAATAGATGGGTCTTGTTGTGTAACCCCGTCTAAAGCACACGAATTTTGTTATAAACACCAATGTTTAGAGGTTACGCGATTGGTTGCAGAAAAACTTGGTTTAGAAGAAGGAGCATTTTCAACCTCGTTTCAATCTAGATTAGGGTTTGATCCGTGGTTACAACCGTATACAGATAGAACCATTGAAAGATTGGGATTAGCTGGAGTTAAAAATATGGCAATAATAACACCTGCTTTTGTTAGCGATTGTTTGGAGACATTAGAAGAAATTGCAATGGAAGGTCAAGAACTTTTTCATGAAGTAGGCGGAAAAGAATTTACCACAGTACCTTGTTTAAACGATGACGATTCTTGGTCTGCGTTGTTAGGGAAATGGATAAACAATTGGGCTAAATAA
- a CDS encoding CopD family protein: MEYYNYIKSLHLIFVITWFAGLFYIPRLFVYQIESFHKPSPDKEILGEQLKLMTKRLWYIITWPSAILATIFAIWLLILMPEWLLQPWMHVKLGFVVLLIGYHLKTHQYFKQLQRDDVRKTSSYMRLWNEGATFILFAVVFLVILKSSFDWIFGIVGIFVLGVLIMLGFKVYKRIRAKNPNA; this comes from the coding sequence ATGGAATATTACAACTATATAAAATCGCTTCATCTTATTTTTGTTATCACCTGGTTTGCAGGTCTTTTTTATATTCCACGATTGTTTGTATATCAAATAGAATCTTTTCATAAACCGTCTCCGGATAAAGAAATTTTGGGCGAACAATTAAAGTTAATGACGAAGCGCTTGTGGTATATTATTACTTGGCCATCTGCTATTTTAGCTACAATTTTTGCAATTTGGTTACTTATTCTTATGCCTGAATGGTTGCTACAACCATGGATGCATGTAAAATTGGGATTTGTGGTTTTATTAATTGGTTATCATTTAAAAACACATCAGTATTTTAAACAATTACAACGCGATGATGTTAGAAAAACCTCTAGTTATATGAGGCTATGGAACGAAGGAGCGACCTTTATACTTTTTGCCGTTGTGTTTTTGGTAATCTTAAAAAGTAGTTTCGATTGGATCTTTGGTATCGTCGGAATCTTTGTGTTGGGTGTACTAATTATGTTAGGTTTTAAGGTTTATAAACGTATTCGTGCTAAAAACCCCAATGCCTAG
- the hemA gene encoding glutamyl-tRNA reductase: protein MNQNHGSRGTYFYAIGLSYKKADAEIRGHFSLDEESKLNLLNQAKENGIDSLIVTSTCNRTEIYGFAEHPFQLIKLLCDNTKGTVDEFQQVAYVYKSSEAVSHMFRVGSGLDSQILGDFEIISQLKKSARVSKKLGLLNTFLERLVSMVTQASKRIKTETEISSGATSVSFASVHYILNNVPEVSNKNILLFGTGKIGRNTCENLVKHTKNEQITLINRTKDKAERIAGKFNLLVKDYANLQEEINNSDVLVVATGAQNPTVDKHLIQTKKPLLILDLSIPKNVHENVTELEGVSLIHLDHLSQITDETLEKRKTHIPVAETIIEDVKKEFNDWLETRKFAPTIKALKNKLLDFKSAELDVQRKKISDFNEAQAELISNNIIQKITNHFAHHLKDEDFSTNESLELIKKVFQLETSSNA, encoded by the coding sequence ATGAATCAAAATCACGGATCTAGAGGCACTTACTTTTACGCCATTGGATTAAGTTATAAAAAAGCAGACGCTGAGATTAGAGGACATTTTAGTCTTGATGAAGAATCAAAACTAAATCTTTTAAACCAAGCGAAAGAAAATGGTATTGATAGCTTGATTGTAACTTCTACTTGTAACAGAACCGAGATTTATGGTTTTGCAGAGCATCCATTTCAACTTATTAAATTATTGTGCGATAACACTAAAGGAACTGTTGATGAATTTCAGCAAGTGGCCTATGTTTATAAAAGTAGCGAAGCAGTTTCTCATATGTTTCGCGTGGGTTCTGGATTGGATAGTCAGATTCTAGGAGATTTCGAAATTATCAGTCAGCTTAAAAAAAGTGCAAGAGTCTCTAAAAAATTAGGTTTGCTTAACACCTTTTTAGAGCGCCTAGTAAGTATGGTTACTCAAGCGAGTAAACGTATTAAAACCGAAACCGAAATTTCTTCGGGTGCAACATCTGTATCTTTTGCATCTGTACATTATATATTAAATAACGTTCCTGAAGTTTCTAATAAAAATATTTTACTTTTTGGAACTGGAAAAATTGGTAGAAACACCTGCGAGAATTTAGTTAAACACACTAAAAATGAGCAAATCACTTTAATTAACAGAACAAAAGATAAGGCAGAACGAATTGCTGGAAAATTTAATCTTTTAGTTAAAGATTACGCCAACTTACAAGAAGAAATAAATAATTCTGATGTTTTAGTCGTTGCTACCGGAGCCCAAAACCCAACGGTAGACAAGCATTTAATACAGACTAAAAAGCCTTTACTAATTTTAGACTTATCGATTCCGAAGAACGTTCATGAAAATGTTACGGAATTAGAAGGTGTGTCTTTAATTCATCTAGACCACTTGTCTCAGATTACCGACGAAACTTTAGAAAAAAGAAAAACACATATTCCTGTTGCCGAAACCATAATTGAAGACGTTAAAAAAGAATTTAACGATTGGTTAGAAACACGAAAGTTTGCCCCTACAATAAAAGCATTAAAGAATAAATTATTAGACTTTAAATCGGCTGAACTAGATGTGCAACGTAAAAAAATATCTGATTTTAACGAAGCACAAGCTGAGCTGATAAGCAATAATATTATTCAGAAGATAACAAATCATTTTGCGCATCACTTAAAAGATGAAGATTTTTCGACTAACGAAAGTCTTGAACTTATAAAAAAAGTGTTTCAGCTAGAAACATCATCAAATGCATAA
- a CDS encoding MATE family efflux transporter, which yields MREKVSVDLGTKPISQLLIKQSVPASIGILVMSLNVLVDTIFVGNWIGSIAIAAINVVLPVSFFIAALGMSIGIGGSSIISRALGANNKEKALDVFGNQITLTLILITSFVTLGLFFNDEIISAFGGKGDIFEPAKTYYNIVMYGVPFLGFSMMGNNVMRAEGNPKFAMYSMMIPSVGNLIFDYIFIHTLDMGMAGAAWATTGSNFIGFVFVLWYFFSDNSTLKIDWSYLRLKWETISEIGSLGFVTLARQAVVSVTYLFMNNILFHLGGEVSVTAYAIVGRMLMFALFPVFGVTQGFLPIAGYNYGAEQYDRVRESIYTAIKYAAILATIVFILLMAFPETITKMFTQDPEVLKQTPSAMRWVFAATPIIALQLIGAAYFQAIGKAKPALLLTLTRQGFFFIPLILILPKFFGELGVWMSFPISDVLSTIVTGYFLNREIKTDLVKRSTKTA from the coding sequence ATGAGAGAAAAAGTATCTGTAGATTTAGGAACAAAACCCATTAGTCAACTTTTAATTAAGCAGTCTGTACCTGCATCTATTGGGATTTTAGTCATGTCCCTAAATGTACTTGTAGATACTATTTTCGTTGGAAACTGGATTGGCTCTATTGCAATTGCAGCCATAAATGTGGTTTTGCCTGTATCCTTTTTTATAGCAGCCTTAGGGATGTCTATTGGTATAGGTGGGTCATCTATTATTTCTAGAGCGTTAGGAGCTAATAATAAAGAAAAAGCTTTAGATGTTTTTGGAAACCAGATTACCTTAACGCTCATACTTATCACTTCTTTTGTAACCTTGGGGTTATTTTTTAATGACGAAATTATTTCAGCCTTTGGTGGTAAAGGCGATATTTTTGAGCCCGCTAAAACGTATTATAATATTGTTATGTATGGGGTTCCTTTCTTAGGGTTTTCTATGATGGGTAACAATGTTATGCGTGCAGAGGGGAATCCTAAATTTGCAATGTACTCTATGATGATTCCTTCTGTAGGGAATCTTATTTTCGATTATATATTCATCCATACGCTAGATATGGGAATGGCTGGAGCGGCTTGGGCAACAACAGGTTCAAATTTTATTGGATTTGTGTTTGTGCTATGGTATTTCTTTTCAGATAATTCTACTTTAAAAATCGACTGGTCGTACTTACGATTAAAATGGGAAACTATTTCTGAAATAGGATCACTTGGTTTTGTAACGTTAGCCCGTCAAGCGGTTGTAAGTGTTACTTATTTATTTATGAATAACATATTATTCCATTTAGGAGGAGAAGTGTCTGTTACTGCTTATGCCATTGTTGGGCGTATGCTTATGTTTGCTTTATTTCCTGTATTTGGAGTCACACAAGGATTCTTGCCTATTGCTGGGTATAATTATGGTGCCGAACAATACGATCGTGTTCGTGAATCTATTTATACAGCTATTAAATATGCAGCGATTCTAGCAACTATAGTTTTTATTTTACTCATGGCTTTTCCAGAAACCATCACAAAAATGTTTACACAGGATCCCGAAGTGTTAAAGCAAACACCATCTGCTATGCGTTGGGTTTTTGCCGCCACCCCAATTATTGCGTTGCAATTAATAGGAGCAGCCTATTTTCAGGCCATTGGTAAAGCTAAGCCTGCATTATTACTAACATTAACGCGTCAAGGTTTTTTCTTTATTCCTTTAATTTTAATTTTACCGAAGTTTTTTGGAGAATTAGGTGTTTGGATGTCGTTTCCAATTTCCGATGTGTTATCGACCATCGTCACAGGTTATTTTTTAAACCGTGAAATTAAAACAGATTTAGTTAAAAGAAGTACAAAGACGGCTTAA
- a CDS encoding TrkH family potassium uptake protein, giving the protein MKLKTLQNLYRFTDILILFFLIFDFGFTLEDEYKPLRVPVYTSILLLLITFNTFKFFQYSKSDPIRKTVKFNIGILVTTLVAASTAYYLNQHLPPIEQLMRPKVIFELGLFFYLLMRLTFLIKYIYKIYFNPAILFAGSFFLLILMGALLLMLPKVTVNGISFLDALFTATSAICVTGLAVLDTGKDFTQLGQTLIVILIQIGGLGILTFTSFFAYFFKENSSFRESMYLKDYTSTENLQDVFKIGAQIVGITLGIELIGAILIYTSIDSITTIENKVFFSIFHSISAFCNAGFSTSSSSFYEPSLRYDYSLQWVLMLLIIIGGIGYSFIFNSYSYLKRSFLNLFRTKNKVSRTVRVFTLNSKITIVTTSVLLIFGFIFFYFAETNFSLQDHDSVFGKITTAMFSSVTPRTAGFNTVDYGQIATPSLLIVIFLMWIGASPGSTGGGIKTSTFAIASLNIFATARGKKRIEINTREISSSTVNRAFSIIFISLMTIGTAILLLLFFEPEKDLLAIAFECFSAYSTSGLSMNLTPTLSDPSKYVIIAVMFVGRIGLLNLLFGMLGQVEQKFYQYPQENILIN; this is encoded by the coding sequence ATGAAGCTTAAAACGTTGCAAAACCTATATCGTTTTACAGATATTCTCATTTTATTTTTTTTAATATTTGATTTTGGCTTCACCCTTGAAGATGAATACAAACCTCTAAGAGTTCCTGTTTACACATCTATTCTTTTACTTTTAATTACGTTTAATACGTTTAAATTTTTTCAGTATTCTAAAAGCGACCCTATTAGAAAAACGGTTAAATTTAACATCGGGATTTTAGTAACCACACTAGTTGCAGCATCTACAGCATACTATTTAAATCAACACTTACCTCCTATCGAGCAACTTATGAGACCCAAAGTTATTTTTGAGCTAGGCTTGTTCTTTTACCTTTTAATGCGCTTAACATTTCTTATAAAATATATTTACAAGATATATTTCAACCCCGCGATACTTTTTGCAGGAAGCTTTTTTTTACTAATTCTTATGGGCGCTTTATTACTTATGCTCCCTAAAGTAACTGTTAACGGCATTTCCTTTTTAGATGCCTTATTTACCGCAACGAGTGCCATTTGCGTAACAGGTCTTGCTGTACTCGATACTGGTAAAGATTTTACCCAATTAGGGCAAACGCTAATTGTTATATTAATTCAAATAGGTGGTTTAGGGATTCTAACATTTACATCTTTTTTTGCGTACTTCTTTAAAGAGAACTCTTCATTTAGAGAGAGTATGTATCTAAAAGATTATACCTCTACAGAAAATTTACAAGACGTTTTTAAAATTGGAGCTCAAATTGTAGGGATTACACTCGGGATAGAATTAATTGGAGCAATCTTAATTTACACCTCTATAGATTCGATTACCACCATAGAAAACAAAGTTTTCTTTTCTATATTTCACTCCATCTCTGCGTTCTGTAATGCTGGATTCTCAACCTCGTCTTCAAGTTTTTACGAACCAAGTTTACGCTACGATTATTCGCTACAATGGGTACTTATGTTGCTTATAATTATAGGCGGAATTGGGTACAGCTTTATATTTAATTCATACTCATATTTAAAACGTAGTTTTTTAAATCTATTTAGAACAAAAAACAAAGTTTCAAGAACTGTACGCGTATTTACCTTGAACTCTAAAATCACGATTGTAACGACTAGTGTTTTATTAATCTTCGGGTTTATCTTTTTCTATTTCGCCGAAACTAATTTTAGTTTACAAGACCACGATTCTGTTTTCGGAAAAATTACAACTGCCATGTTCTCTTCGGTTACACCAAGAACTGCCGGGTTTAACACTGTAGACTACGGTCAAATTGCAACACCATCGTTATTAATTGTTATTTTTTTAATGTGGATTGGTGCTTCACCTGGATCTACCGGTGGAGGTATTAAAACAAGTACCTTTGCTATTGCTTCTTTAAATATATTTGCAACGGCAAGAGGAAAAAAACGTATAGAAATTAACACAAGAGAAATTTCTAGCAGCACCGTAAACCGTGCATTTTCTATTATTTTTATTTCTTTAATGACCATAGGAACAGCAATATTATTACTCTTGTTTTTTGAACCCGAAAAAGATTTACTAGCCATTGCTTTTGAGTGTTTTTCTGCTTACAGTACGTCAGGATTAAGTATGAATCTTACACCTACTTTAAGCGACCCTAGCAAATATGTTATTATTGCCGTTATGTTTGTAGGGCGAATTGGATTGTTAAACTTGCTATTTGGAATGTTAGGGCAAGTCGAACAAAAGTTTTATCAATATCCACAAGAAAATATTTTAATCAACTAA
- a CDS encoding helix-turn-helix transcriptional regulator: MEQKNNAEGTFKETIIDQGFSVLTYQNEGLGVDVVEKHIDSSVIQFHFCLKGSSAFKFNKGSYTLNINEENSLLLYNPQQDLPIHLEVNPNSWLVTILISIKEFHGLFSQEADYVTFLSDDNKDKKYYKDGKISPSMAIVLTQIMHYNLNESIKNLYFKGKTFELLSLYFNRSEDANVEQCPFLVDETNVIKIRKAKDIIISRMAEPPSLQELADEIGLSLKKLKEGFKQIYGDSVFSFLFDYKMEEARKLLETGGFNVNEVGLKVGYSTSSHFIAAFKKKYGTTPKKYLQSIN; encoded by the coding sequence ATGGAACAAAAAAATAACGCTGAAGGAACATTTAAGGAAACCATTATAGATCAGGGTTTTTCTGTCTTAACCTATCAAAATGAAGGTCTTGGAGTAGATGTTGTAGAGAAACATATAGACAGTAGTGTTATTCAATTTCATTTTTGTTTAAAAGGTTCTTCAGCATTCAAATTCAATAAAGGAAGCTATACGTTAAATATTAACGAAGAGAATTCATTGCTACTTTATAATCCGCAGCAAGATTTACCAATTCATTTAGAGGTTAATCCTAACTCATGGTTGGTTACTATTTTAATTTCTATTAAAGAGTTTCATGGCTTGTTTTCTCAGGAAGCCGATTATGTTACGTTTTTAAGCGATGATAATAAGGATAAGAAATATTATAAAGACGGGAAAATTTCTCCGTCTATGGCTATTGTTTTAACGCAAATCATGCATTACAATTTAAACGAATCTATTAAAAATCTTTATTTTAAAGGAAAGACTTTCGAGTTGTTGAGCTTGTATTTTAATAGGAGTGAAGATGCTAATGTTGAACAATGTCCGTTTTTAGTAGACGAAACCAATGTGATTAAAATTAGAAAAGCAAAAGATATTATTATTTCTAGAATGGCAGAGCCGCCTAGTTTACAGGAATTGGCAGACGAGATTGGTTTAAGTCTTAAGAAACTTAAAGAAGGATTTAAACAAATTTATGGAGATTCGGTTTTTAGTTTTTTATTCGACTATAAAATGGAAGAAGCTAGAAAGCTGCTAGAAACAGGAGGTTTTAATGTAAATGAAGTGGGGTTAAAAGTGGGCTATAGTACTTCAAGTCACTTTATTGCTGCCTTTAAGAAGAAGTACGGAACTACTCCAAAAAAATATTTACAATCAATTAATTAG
- a CDS encoding uroporphyrinogen-III synthase, with protein sequence MPLKSILSTKTLHKEHKALLTKANIQVTEYNAISIDFVDFDSEIIVENAIITSQNAAKAVIDNKVVIRNCFCVGEKTMAFLEEHGQNVSKMKLYASELANYIVKYHKNEAFVFFCGNLRQDTLPDALKEHNIGLKEIIVYNTQTEPQKIDGEFDAILFYSPSGVSSYLTDNQISNETIFCIGKTTAAALQEQTKNIVIPSSPTIENLLQSVVKYSKKS encoded by the coding sequence ATGCCACTTAAATCTATCTTATCTACAAAAACGCTTCACAAAGAACACAAAGCGTTACTTACTAAAGCCAATATTCAAGTTACAGAATACAACGCCATATCCATAGATTTCGTTGATTTTGATTCTGAAATCATTGTTGAAAATGCCATCATTACTAGTCAGAATGCTGCAAAAGCAGTTATCGATAATAAAGTGGTGATTAGAAACTGTTTTTGTGTGGGCGAAAAAACCATGGCGTTTTTAGAAGAACACGGACAAAACGTTTCAAAAATGAAGCTTTACGCCTCAGAATTGGCTAATTATATTGTTAAATATCATAAAAATGAAGCCTTTGTTTTTTTCTGCGGAAATTTAAGACAAGACACTTTACCAGATGCCTTAAAAGAACACAACATCGGGTTAAAAGAAATTATAGTGTATAACACACAAACCGAACCTCAAAAAATTGATGGCGAATTTGATGCGATTTTATTTTATAGTCCAAGTGGTGTCTCAAGCTATTTAACAGATAACCAGATTAGTAATGAAACTATTTTCTGCATCGGAAAAACAACTGCTGCAGCTTTACAAGAACAAACTAAAAATATAGTAATACCGTCGAGTCCTACTATAGAAAACTTACTACAAAGTGTAGTTAAATACTCAAAAAAATCATGA